Proteins from a single region of bacterium:
- the lexA gene encoding transcriptional repressor LexA, with protein MTPITPKQKRFLDFVIEHTEREGYAPSQQEIANALGYKSLGTVQNYLTRLEREGLVEKSWNARRGIRVRLPEGYGYQLPLAGIVSAGKPIEAIETRDTIAVPPTMAREGNFVLRVEGQSMIEDGILDGDYVVVRKQEYAERGQTVVAIMGNEATVKRFHRKGGRIELHPANSAMEPIIVQDDETFRIEGVVVGVIRHLK; from the coding sequence ATGACACCCATAACCCCCAAGCAGAAACGGTTCCTCGACTTCGTCATCGAGCACACCGAGCGGGAGGGCTACGCTCCCTCCCAGCAGGAGATCGCCAACGCCCTGGGTTACAAATCGCTGGGCACAGTCCAGAACTACCTGACCCGCCTCGAGCGGGAGGGCCTCGTCGAGAAGAGCTGGAACGCCCGGAGGGGTATCCGGGTCCGTCTTCCCGAAGGGTACGGCTACCAGCTTCCCCTTGCCGGGATCGTCTCGGCCGGAAAGCCCATCGAGGCCATCGAGACCCGTGACACCATCGCCGTGCCGCCCACCATGGCTCGCGAGGGCAACTTCGTCCTGCGGGTAGAGGGGCAGTCCATGATCGAGGACGGGATCCTGGACGGGGACTACGTCGTCGTCCGCAAGCAGGAGTATGCCGAGAGAGGGCAGACCGTCGTTGCCATCATGGGCAACGAGGCCACGGTGAAGAGGTTCCACCGGAAGGGGGGCCGCATCGAGCTGCATCCTGCCAATTCGGCCATGGAGCCGATCATCGTCCAGGACGACGAGACGTTCAGGATCGAGGGTGTGGTCGTTGGAGTCATCCGTCACTTGAAGTGA
- the dnaE gene encoding DNA polymerase III subunit alpha gives MADFVPLHVHSSHSPAWGIHDPEKLCAAARKMGIRRMALTDRNGLYGIPRFLACAAEAGIEPIIGAEAVAGRHRAVLLARDQGGYENLCRLLSDLHCRERFDLPAALAAGCEGLSVITDDPGVLLPLKRKGFCDLYVELSPGHRMHDALALARDHGIPPAATTRALLLQPGDHYLHRVLRAIALNTRLSRLTPAETASEADLLMPFERVTDHYPHCPEAMENTLRLANGCRTDWGRSGFIFPSFDRMTDGEAFKTLSERARSGAARRFGTISPEIEGRLHRELGLIRDKGFAHYFLVVEELANRSPGTCGRGSAAASLVAYCLGITHVDPIRHNLFFERFLHEGRIDPPDIDVDFPWDERDGILDYAFARYGSRRTAMVANQVGFRARAAVREVAKVFGVPAAEIRTITRRLSGFGRPSKAGDRVHNHPLFRGETLDGRWREIIAVASKLDGQLRRLSLHCGGLVVVPDEIRRHVPVQVSAKGLPVIQWEKDQAEAAGLVKIDILGNRSLAVIRDALAAIKANTGIEIDYAAWQPLDDERTCRLIREGRTMGCFYIESPATRQLLARMWGPAPGPRTLACDLFEHLVMASSIIRPAANSWILEFVARMRGKHWKSLHPLLDDVLDETYGIAVYQEQITRMAMALAGFSAFEGDQLRKIVTKKSHGKKLGDYKALFMEGCAKHNISKETSSLCWEQILSFSGYSFCKPHSASYALVSCKAAWLKANYPAEFMASVISNQGGFYSAFAYMSEARRLGIGILPPDINTSAWHYTGKGRELRVGLIQIHGLSRKGAEALLREREKGGVYSGFTDLARRVSLDPSDLRLLIRAGCFDSVEGTGKRSRLHWELLAAGHRKSTPGTLSLFDDEPANLPEALPYDEKTVLNQEIDTLGMLASRHPLTLYRDTLARIKTVPASRIGGHVGRTVTMAGWWVTGKPVSTKHGKPMEFVTFEDTTATFETTFFPKAYARYCRTLTRHRPYLLRGTVKEEFGVATLNVQWMGGIGRKRPECLEFRV, from the coding sequence ATGGCCGATTTCGTCCCCCTCCACGTCCATTCCTCCCATTCCCCGGCATGGGGGATCCACGACCCGGAGAAGCTGTGTGCCGCGGCCCGGAAGATGGGGATCCGACGGATGGCCCTTACGGACCGCAACGGACTGTACGGCATCCCCCGTTTCCTGGCCTGCGCCGCCGAGGCGGGCATCGAGCCGATCATCGGTGCCGAGGCCGTGGCCGGTCGCCACCGGGCCGTTCTCCTCGCCCGCGACCAGGGAGGCTATGAGAACCTGTGCCGCCTCCTTTCGGACCTTCACTGCCGGGAGCGGTTCGACCTTCCGGCGGCCCTCGCGGCCGGCTGCGAGGGACTGAGCGTCATCACCGACGATCCCGGGGTCCTGCTCCCCCTGAAGCGAAAGGGGTTTTGCGATCTTTACGTGGAGCTTTCACCGGGGCACCGCATGCACGACGCCCTGGCTCTGGCCAGGGACCACGGCATCCCCCCGGCAGCCACCACCCGGGCCCTGCTCCTCCAGCCCGGGGACCATTACCTGCACCGGGTGCTCCGGGCCATCGCCTTAAACACCCGGCTGTCCCGCCTGACACCAGCCGAGACAGCCTCCGAAGCCGACCTTCTCATGCCCTTCGAAAGGGTCACAGACCATTACCCCCACTGCCCGGAGGCGATGGAAAACACGCTCCGGCTGGCCAATGGCTGCCGCACCGACTGGGGCCGAAGCGGTTTCATTTTTCCATCCTTCGACCGGATGACCGACGGGGAGGCTTTCAAAACCCTCTCAGAGCGCGCCCGTTCGGGCGCGGCGCGGCGTTTCGGAACCATCTCTCCCGAGATAGAAGGGCGCCTCCACCGGGAGCTTGGCCTTATCCGCGACAAGGGGTTCGCCCACTATTTCCTGGTGGTTGAGGAACTGGCCAACCGCTCGCCGGGCACCTGCGGCCGGGGAAGCGCCGCCGCCTCCCTGGTGGCCTACTGCCTCGGCATCACCCACGTGGATCCCATCCGCCACAACCTGTTCTTCGAACGGTTCCTCCATGAAGGGCGGATCGACCCTCCCGACATCGACGTGGATTTTCCCTGGGATGAGCGTGACGGGATCCTCGATTACGCCTTCGCCAGGTACGGGTCACGGAGAACCGCCATGGTGGCCAACCAGGTTGGTTTCCGGGCCAGGGCCGCTGTCCGTGAAGTGGCCAAGGTTTTCGGTGTCCCGGCGGCCGAGATCAGGACCATTACCCGCCGCTTGTCGGGCTTCGGCCGGCCCTCGAAGGCGGGTGACCGGGTCCACAACCACCCCCTGTTCCGGGGTGAGACCCTCGACGGCCGGTGGCGCGAGATCATTGCCGTCGCGTCGAAACTTGACGGACAGCTGCGGCGCCTTTCCCTCCACTGCGGCGGGCTGGTGGTGGTCCCCGACGAGATCCGCCGTCACGTCCCTGTCCAGGTCTCGGCCAAGGGGCTGCCGGTGATCCAGTGGGAAAAGGACCAGGCCGAAGCCGCCGGCCTCGTGAAGATCGACATCCTGGGGAACCGCTCCCTGGCCGTTATCCGGGACGCCCTGGCGGCCATCAAGGCCAATACCGGGATCGAGATCGACTACGCCGCCTGGCAGCCCCTCGACGACGAGAGGACCTGCCGCCTTATCCGGGAGGGGCGGACCATGGGCTGTTTTTACATCGAGTCTCCCGCCACCCGGCAGCTGCTGGCCCGCATGTGGGGTCCGGCTCCTGGCCCCCGGACCCTCGCGTGCGACCTGTTCGAGCATCTTGTCATGGCATCCTCCATCATCCGGCCGGCCGCCAACTCGTGGATACTGGAGTTCGTCGCCCGCATGAGGGGCAAGCACTGGAAGTCACTGCACCCTCTCCTCGACGACGTCCTGGATGAAACCTACGGCATCGCCGTCTACCAGGAGCAGATCACCCGCATGGCCATGGCCCTGGCCGGGTTCTCGGCTTTCGAGGGGGACCAGCTGAGGAAGATCGTGACGAAAAAGAGCCACGGCAAAAAACTGGGGGATTACAAAGCCCTGTTCATGGAAGGTTGTGCGAAGCACAATATCAGCAAAGAGACGTCGTCTCTTTGCTGGGAGCAGATCCTCTCCTTTTCCGGTTACTCCTTCTGCAAGCCCCATTCGGCCTCCTACGCCCTGGTCAGCTGCAAAGCGGCGTGGCTCAAGGCCAACTACCCCGCCGAGTTCATGGCTTCCGTCATCTCCAACCAGGGCGGGTTCTACTCGGCCTTCGCCTACATGTCCGAGGCAAGGCGCCTGGGGATCGGGATCCTGCCCCCCGACATCAACACCAGCGCCTGGCATTACACCGGGAAAGGCCGTGAACTCCGGGTCGGTTTGATCCAGATTCACGGTCTTTCCCGCAAGGGGGCCGAGGCCCTGCTGCGGGAAAGGGAGAAGGGAGGAGTCTACTCAGGGTTCACCGACCTCGCGAGAAGGGTCAGCCTGGACCCTTCAGATCTGCGGCTCCTCATACGGGCCGGGTGTTTCGACTCGGTGGAAGGGACCGGGAAACGTTCACGGCTGCACTGGGAATTGCTGGCCGCTGGTCACAGGAAATCGACGCCCGGGACCCTTTCCCTTTTCGATGATGAACCGGCAAACCTTCCCGAGGCCCTGCCCTATGACGAAAAAACGGTTTTGAACCAGGAGATCGACACCCTGGGCATGCTGGCCTCCCGCCACCCACTCACCCTCTACCGGGACACCCTGGCCCGGATAAAAACAGTGCCGGCAAGCCGGATCGGCGGACACGTCGGCCGGACAGTCACCATGGCGGGCTGGTGGGTCACCGGAAAGCCGGTGAGCACGAAGCATGGCAAACCCATGGAGTTCGTCACCTTCGAGGACACCACGGCCACCTTCGAGACCACCTTCTTTCCAAAGGCCTACGCCCGTTACTGCAGGACGCTTACCCGGCACCGGCCTTACCTGCTCCGGGGAACGGTGAAGGAGGAGTTCGGCGTGGCGACGCTGAACGTACAATGGATGGGGGGGATTGGCCGAAAACGGCCAGAGTGTTTAGAGTTCAGAGTCTAG
- a CDS encoding CHASE domain-containing protein, giving the protein MTAEKARRRVESFFNARVVPLKFISDRMREEMSERGFEEIAGKFIEQYGGYQAVNWIDPSWTIRLSVPAAVNEGALNQDLHQHPDPTVPPAIARAERDHVLTATAAIDLLQGGMGIALYLPVLDRDGALAGFVNGVFRVDALMQDSLPEAGLRERFDFALTDTRGREAYYHGDGSFPALRKDPVTVPLTVIDDTWVFTMAHSPRLEGVEHDSWADALTLFGIILSLVVAFAFRAILVREQKLRLSGERFRSITDDVMDNLQAGILITDARRRVVWINSSIKRYLGITRKEMMAGTSWT; this is encoded by the coding sequence GTGACGGCCGAAAAGGCCCGCCGGCGTGTGGAGAGCTTTTTCAACGCCCGTGTCGTTCCCCTTAAATTTATCTCCGACAGGATGCGGGAGGAAATGTCGGAAAGAGGTTTCGAGGAGATCGCCGGGAAGTTTATCGAGCAGTATGGCGGCTACCAGGCGGTGAACTGGATCGACCCATCGTGGACGATCCGGCTCTCCGTCCCTGCCGCGGTAAATGAGGGGGCCCTGAACCAGGACCTGCACCAGCATCCCGATCCCACCGTCCCTCCCGCGATCGCCCGGGCGGAGAGGGACCATGTTCTCACGGCCACCGCCGCGATTGACCTCCTCCAGGGAGGGATGGGCATCGCCCTTTACCTGCCTGTCCTCGACCGGGACGGGGCGCTGGCCGGCTTCGTGAACGGCGTTTTCCGCGTGGACGCGCTGATGCAGGACAGCCTCCCGGAAGCCGGCCTTCGGGAACGGTTCGACTTCGCCCTGACGGACACGCGGGGCCGGGAAGCCTACTATCACGGAGACGGCTCATTCCCGGCGCTGCGGAAAGACCCGGTCACCGTGCCGCTCACGGTCATCGACGACACGTGGGTCTTTACCATGGCCCACTCACCGCGCCTTGAGGGAGTGGAACACGATTCCTGGGCGGACGCGCTTACGCTCTTCGGAATTATCCTGTCCCTGGTGGTCGCTTTCGCTTTCAGGGCCATCCTGGTCAGAGAGCAAAAGCTCCGTCTGAGCGGGGAGAGGTTCCGCTCCATCACCGACGATGTCATGGACAACCTCCAGGCCGGGATCCTCATCACCGATGCCCGGCGACGGGTGGTGTGGATCAACAGTTCCATCAAGCGTTATCTGGGTATCACCAGGAAGGAGATGATGGCCGGGACCAGCTGGACCTGA
- a CDS encoding PAS domain S-box protein, giving the protein MDQQFHQALSGYHQEGDDGRDQLDLIRTRLKDVFADPDTFERKLLAAYEDNTYTEHFECHVLPAEGRKERWLEHRSQPIISGLYAGGRVEHYYGITSRRKAEAARAESQEKLRAIFDNAADGILLADVETGSFVECNDEICRMLGYSRSEMLTLSVGDIHPPEDLEWVRDVFRRQFAREMKTANDIPVLRKDGSVFFAGVSSGPVTLDGKGYLVGLFHDATVRKQAEEDLRRSEKNWEAIFQSIGHPTIVLSPSMTVMEANNATVQATGLPLDELRGKRCWEIFHGPQTGSPPSCCPFAGVLQSGEVEVREMEVEMLGGWYLVSCTPIFSEDGELAKVIHIATDITARRTIAEQLRQSQKMEAVGVLAGGIAHDFNNILQAVRGYAEIAIMGADPHAGTVKHLNGILAAVEHGARITGQMLAFSRKQVFELKILDMNEVVRGLTDFLRRIIGGDITLSTEYEEGPLLVEADSSQIQQVLMNLAVNAREAMPGGGQLFIETSGVLVGEEIAGEWEQVAPGPYAMFSVVDTGCGIEDEHKDHIFEPFYTTKGREKGTGLGLSTVFGIISQHGGFIRFSSEPGEGTAFRVYLPIAEQGEKSAKVPDAAMPPVRGAGQVVLVVEDEEMVRELTEAMLHSLGYRVITAATPGECIDLVSGYDGPIHLLLSDVVMPGMNGPQLYKTLRKMRPDIPALFMSGYPDIPESFERPDGDARNFLQKPFTIEMLAAAVGALLGGAESPGEL; this is encoded by the coding sequence GTGGATCAACAGTTCCATCAAGCGTTATCTGGGTATCACCAGGAAGGAGATGATGGCCGGGACCAGCTGGACCTGATCAGGACCAGGCTCAAGGATGTCTTCGCCGATCCCGATACCTTTGAGAGGAAGCTGCTGGCCGCCTACGAGGACAATACCTACACGGAGCATTTCGAGTGCCATGTCCTCCCCGCGGAGGGGCGCAAGGAAAGGTGGCTCGAGCATCGGAGTCAGCCCATCATTTCCGGGCTTTACGCCGGCGGGCGCGTCGAGCATTATTACGGGATCACCTCCCGAAGGAAGGCGGAGGCCGCCAGGGCCGAAAGCCAGGAGAAGCTGCGGGCCATCTTTGACAACGCCGCCGACGGGATCCTTCTGGCCGACGTTGAGACCGGGTCTTTCGTCGAGTGTAACGACGAGATTTGCCGGATGCTGGGCTACTCCCGCTCCGAAATGCTGACCCTTTCCGTCGGCGACATCCATCCGCCGGAAGATCTGGAATGGGTGAGGGATGTGTTCCGGAGACAGTTCGCGAGGGAGATGAAAACGGCCAATGACATCCCGGTCCTGAGAAAGGACGGGTCCGTCTTTTTCGCGGGCGTCAGTTCAGGGCCGGTGACTCTGGACGGCAAAGGTTACCTTGTCGGGCTGTTCCATGACGCCACCGTGCGAAAACAGGCCGAAGAGGACCTGCGAAGGTCCGAAAAGAACTGGGAGGCCATCTTCCAGAGCATCGGCCATCCCACGATCGTCCTCAGCCCTTCGATGACGGTCATGGAAGCCAACAATGCCACTGTTCAAGCCACGGGGCTGCCCCTCGATGAACTGAGAGGGAAGAGGTGCTGGGAGATCTTTCACGGTCCCCAAACAGGCTCACCGCCCTCGTGCTGTCCCTTCGCGGGGGTCCTCCAGTCCGGGGAGGTGGAGGTCAGGGAGATGGAGGTTGAGATGCTCGGCGGTTGGTATCTTGTGTCCTGCACTCCCATTTTCAGCGAGGATGGAGAGCTGGCGAAGGTGATCCACATCGCCACGGACATCACGGCCCGACGAACCATCGCGGAGCAGTTGCGCCAATCCCAGAAGATGGAGGCGGTGGGTGTGCTGGCCGGCGGGATCGCCCACGATTTCAACAATATCCTTCAAGCCGTGCGCGGTTACGCGGAGATAGCGATAATGGGTGCCGACCCTCATGCAGGTACAGTAAAGCACCTTAACGGCATCCTCGCTGCCGTGGAGCATGGGGCCAGGATCACCGGCCAGATGCTTGCCTTCAGCAGAAAGCAGGTCTTCGAGCTCAAGATCCTCGACATGAACGAGGTGGTGAGGGGCCTCACCGATTTCCTGCGCCGGATCATCGGCGGGGATATCACCTTGAGTACGGAATACGAGGAGGGGCCGCTTCTGGTAGAGGCCGATTCCAGTCAGATCCAGCAGGTCCTGATGAACCTCGCGGTCAACGCCCGCGAGGCGATGCCTGGGGGCGGCCAACTGTTCATTGAAACTTCCGGCGTCCTCGTCGGGGAGGAGATTGCCGGCGAGTGGGAGCAGGTTGCGCCCGGTCCTTACGCTATGTTCTCCGTTGTCGATACGGGTTGCGGGATCGAGGATGAACACAAAGACCACATCTTCGAGCCCTTCTACACCACAAAGGGCCGCGAAAAGGGCACGGGCCTGGGACTTTCCACCGTCTTCGGCATCATCAGTCAGCACGGGGGATTTATACGATTCTCATCCGAACCCGGTGAGGGAACCGCTTTCAGGGTCTATCTGCCGATAGCTGAACAGGGAGAGAAATCCGCCAAGGTCCCCGATGCGGCCATGCCTCCCGTGCGGGGTGCCGGCCAGGTTGTCCTGGTGGTTGAAGACGAAGAGATGGTCCGTGAGTTGACAGAGGCCATGCTCCATTCCCTGGGCTACCGGGTCATCACAGCCGCCACGCCGGGGGAATGCATCGATCTCGTCTCAGGTTACGACGGGCCGATCCACCTGCTGCTGAGTGATGTCGTCATGCCCGGGATGAACGGCCCACAGCTCTACAAGACCCTGAGGAAGATGCGCCCCGATATCCCGGCCCTGTTCATGTCGGGTTACCCCGATATCCCCGAGTCGTTCGAACGGCCGGATGGCGACGCCCGGAACTTTCTCCAGAAACCGTTCACCATCGAAATGCTGGCCGCCGCTGTCGGCGCTCTTCTCGGTGGGGCGGAGAGCCCCGGTGAATTGTGA
- a CDS encoding DNA polymerase IV, with product METALITVDREILHIYIPSFPITLARASNPSLRSRAVVVAPGHSERAPVQHLSGEARSEGIHEGMPLFRARRLCPSLVILPPDPHRLSGGIRALIRLTREYTPVWEPAAAGRIYLDFTGSTRLFGTGRDAALRLERDLERRLRLTGAVGVAGNKLVSKIAAECLDKPGICDVFKGGEAGFIAPLPAIVLPGVGHTREQTLLTDLNLRLVGQIAALTLPQLLLPFGPFAPLLHQRAKGVDPSPVLTPRRTPELAAECRLEREENDDTVLLAELYRLAEECGMRLRRRSKKAAKLTLTVHYADGVSGTRSGDVTPAASGDRALFENARRLYDRACERRVRVRSMRLLCEKITEPRRQIEMFEQGSRPKSQSESVQAALDAVRNRFGMSAVGWGRTAVQVQGAECRVQRFKPKTQNPKLKTWNRP from the coding sequence TTGGAAACCGCATTAATCACCGTGGATAGAGAGATCTTGCACATATACATCCCCTCCTTCCCCATCACCCTGGCCCGCGCCTCCAACCCCTCCCTCAGAAGCCGGGCCGTGGTCGTGGCGCCGGGGCACTCGGAGCGCGCCCCCGTTCAGCATCTGTCCGGCGAGGCCCGTTCCGAGGGGATCCACGAGGGGATGCCCCTTTTCCGGGCCCGGCGCCTGTGTCCCTCCCTCGTCATCCTCCCCCCTGACCCCCATCGCCTGTCCGGGGGGATCAGGGCCCTCATCCGGCTGACACGGGAATACACCCCTGTCTGGGAACCCGCCGCCGCCGGGCGCATCTACCTGGACTTCACCGGCTCCACGCGTCTCTTCGGAACGGGACGCGACGCCGCCTTGCGCCTCGAGCGTGATCTTGAAAGACGGCTTCGTCTCACCGGCGCGGTGGGCGTGGCCGGCAACAAGCTGGTGTCGAAGATCGCGGCTGAGTGCCTGGACAAACCGGGCATCTGCGACGTCTTCAAAGGGGGCGAAGCGGGCTTCATCGCCCCCCTGCCGGCGATCGTCCTCCCCGGCGTGGGGCACACCCGTGAGCAGACCCTGCTTACGGATCTCAACCTGCGCCTGGTGGGCCAGATCGCGGCCCTTACCCTGCCCCAGCTCCTGCTGCCCTTCGGTCCCTTCGCCCCCCTTCTTCACCAGAGGGCGAAGGGGGTCGACCCTTCGCCTGTCCTTACGCCGCGCCGGACACCTGAACTGGCGGCCGAGTGCCGGCTGGAGCGGGAGGAAAACGACGACACCGTCCTGCTCGCCGAACTTTACCGCCTTGCCGAGGAGTGCGGAATGCGTCTGCGCCGGAGATCGAAGAAGGCGGCGAAGTTAACGCTCACCGTTCACTACGCCGACGGCGTATCAGGCACGAGGAGCGGAGACGTCACCCCCGCGGCCTCCGGCGACAGGGCGCTCTTCGAGAACGCCCGGCGCCTCTACGACCGCGCCTGTGAGCGCCGGGTCCGGGTCAGGAGCATGCGCCTTCTGTGCGAAAAGATTACGGAGCCTCGACGGCAGATAGAGATGTTCGAACAAGGCAGCCGTCCAAAATCACAGAGTGAATCGGTCCAGGCTGCCCTGGATGCGGTGCGGAACAGATTCGGGATGAGTGCTGTCGGGTGGGGAAGGACGGCTGTCCAAGTGCAGGGTGCAGAGTGCAGAGTGCAGAGGTTTAAACCCAAAACCCAAAACCCGAAACTCAAGACCTGGAATCGGCCCTGA